One window from the genome of [Clostridium] celerecrescens 18A encodes:
- a CDS encoding ABC transporter permease, whose product MQTYNLFWRSIKWRFQNPVTIIMTLVQPLIWLLLFSTIFNGGKAEENYTAFILPGILVMGVLSSSGVSGIANYSLKTGGSFYRIMISPVRRSSVILAHILDAAVLSFIQIAILMGIAFLMSVRVASGISGILSIAVLLFLAVVFVAAVSYTISLTLPDENSFIALINTFTLPLFFVSSALMPFEQLQGGFRIAAMINPFTHVVNSLRMLVQGTIIDWFQLYYTGGLLLVLGAISFIAAVYSLKKDSD is encoded by the coding sequence ATGCAAACTTATAATCTTTTTTGGAGAAGCATAAAATGGCGCTTTCAAAATCCGGTAACTATTATTATGACATTGGTTCAGCCGCTCATTTGGCTTTTATTGTTCAGCACTATATTTAACGGAGGTAAAGCAGAAGAAAATTACACTGCTTTTATCCTCCCCGGCATCTTGGTCATGGGTGTACTGTCCAGCTCCGGCGTAAGCGGAATCGCCAATTATTCCCTGAAAACAGGAGGCAGTTTCTACCGAATTATGATTTCCCCCGTGAGAAGGAGCTCTGTTATACTTGCTCATATTTTAGATGCCGCTGTCCTGTCATTTATCCAAATTGCAATTTTAATGGGCATTGCTTTTCTAATGTCCGTGCGAGTTGCTTCCGGAATAAGTGGAATACTTTCCATAGCAGTATTGCTGTTTCTTGCGGTGGTATTTGTGGCAGCTGTCTCTTATACCATCAGCCTTACGCTGCCAGACGAAAACTCTTTTATTGCACTTATAAATACATTCACTTTGCCGTTGTTTTTTGTCAGTTCGGCATTAATGCCTTTTGAGCAGCTTCAGGGGGGATTCCGAATAGCAGCAATGATTAACCCGTTCACCCATGTTGTTAATAGTCTTAGAATGCTGGTACAAGGAACAATAATTGATTGGTTTCAATTGTATTATACGGGAGGGCTTCTTCTTGTTCTAGGTGCAATCAGCTTTATTGCAGCTGTCTATTCTTTAAAAAAAGATAGTGATTGA
- a CDS encoding patatin-like phospholipase family protein, with protein sequence MADYGLAMAGGGTRGAAHVGVLSALEEAGLLPDRVAGASAGSIVAGLYAAGMTIGNMRETVRWLIKHGRSMIDPDILGIALFLPQFLTGRETTLQGLIKGNRLQRFLCDLTDGMEIQGNCCKGLLVPAVDINSGDTVAFTNMFAQEIPLSALRQEHVKWERSGPLCDIMMSSSSVPAVFRPRQMNGFLLVDGGVTNNLPVDLLIAAGETRVIAVDIGEDYEMPHDYSIIETAFHSFSIMSRELKDCRSRGEILLLKPPMPKGAGLLTFECMEECMENGYIYTKKMIPRIRRVLEIR encoded by the coding sequence ATGGCAGATTATGGACTGGCGATGGCAGGTGGCGGAACCAGGGGAGCAGCTCATGTGGGAGTTTTATCGGCACTGGAAGAAGCAGGACTTCTTCCTGACAGGGTAGCAGGGGCCAGTGCCGGAAGCATTGTCGCAGGGCTTTATGCAGCAGGCATGACAATAGGAAATATGAGGGAAACGGTGCGGTGGCTGATAAAACATGGCAGAAGCATGATCGATCCGGATATTTTAGGAATTGCCCTATTTCTTCCCCAGTTCCTGACTGGAAGGGAGACAACGCTTCAAGGGCTTATAAAAGGGAACCGGCTACAGCGTTTTCTCTGCGATTTAACAGATGGGATGGAGATACAGGGAAACTGCTGCAAGGGCCTGCTGGTTCCGGCTGTGGATATTAACAGCGGGGATACGGTAGCCTTTACAAACATGTTTGCACAAGAAATTCCCCTTTCCGCATTAAGACAGGAGCATGTGAAATGGGAGCGGAGCGGACCTCTATGTGATATCATGATGTCAAGTTCCTCAGTTCCAGCCGTATTCCGGCCAAGGCAGATGAATGGCTTTCTCTTGGTGGATGGGGGTGTGACGAACAATCTTCCTGTAGACCTTTTGATCGCGGCAGGGGAAACAAGAGTCATTGCGGTGGATATTGGAGAAGACTATGAAATGCCTCACGATTATTCCATCATTGAGACTGCATTCCATTCCTTTTCTATTATGAGCCGGGAGCTTAAGGACTGCCGTTCCAGAGGTGAGATCCTTCTGTTAAAGCCTCCCATGCCAAAAGGTGCAGGACTTTTGACCTTTGAATGCATGGAAGAGTGTATGGAAAACGGCTATATTTACACAAAAAAAATGATTCCCAGGATCAGGCGGGTACTGGAAATAAGATAG
- a CDS encoding GNAT family N-acetyltransferase, whose translation MELTFRYAERKDTALILKFIKELAEYEKMLDEVVATEELLEDWIFNKQKAEVIFALADEREVGFALFFHNFSTFLGRAGIYLEDLYVNTEYRGFGIGKALLKKLGEITVERGCGRLEWWCLDWNKPSIDFYRSMGAEPMEDWTVYRIAGNALKELAD comes from the coding sequence ATGGAATTGACATTCAGATATGCTGAAAGAAAAGATACGGCTCTAATATTGAAATTTATTAAAGAACTGGCAGAATACGAAAAGATGCTTGATGAAGTGGTGGCCACAGAGGAACTGCTGGAAGATTGGATTTTTAATAAGCAGAAAGCTGAGGTAATCTTTGCCCTGGCTGATGAAAGAGAGGTTGGATTCGCATTGTTCTTCCATAACTTTTCTACGTTTTTAGGGAGAGCCGGAATCTATCTGGAAGATTTGTACGTAAATACAGAGTACAGAGGCTTTGGAATTGGAAAGGCATTATTAAAGAAGCTGGGGGAGATCACGGTGGAACGGGGCTGCGGCAGGCTGGAATGGTGGTGCCTGGATTGGAACAAACCCAGCATTGATTTTTACCGCTCCATGGGAGCAGAGCCAATGGAGGACTGGACGGTTTACCGGATCGCCGGCAATGCTCTTAAAGAGCTGGCGGATTAA
- a CDS encoding polysaccharide biosynthesis protein encodes MNDSLKFPRKLSPRKYALLTGTLLLTSAGLITRLLGFFYRIFLSRTIGAEGLGIFNLIHPVFGVCFALCAGSIQTAISQSVAANVRKGRSIFRTGLVISVAISMILAYAIIRFKDFLAVNILMEPRCAPLLLFIAVSVPCAAIHACINGYYYGMQRPHVPASAQVIEQFIRIGAVFLIADIMIESGIKITVQLAAMGHLIGEIVSSLYTITAYRFFSPKMPEGVTAVASSFHETAPGLMHLAMPLMGNRLVLNILASAEAILIPSRLQMSGLSDSGAFSVYGVLTGMALPFILFPSTIFNSLAVLLLPTVAEAQSEGNDRRIGDAISMSLRYCLYVGILCIGIFTLFGNDLGVSVFKDNTAGTYMTILAWLCPFLYLVTTMGSILNGLGKTSVTFVQNAIALLMRLGFVLFGIPKYGILAYLVGMLASELLLAMMHVLTLRKKVDFVWNAWDMILKPAALMVLAIGIYFAVFSVADPFQSMPLFIKTAFHITILSIFYLVLLLGAHIMKGDKSRDL; translated from the coding sequence ATGAATGATTCTCTGAAATTTCCCCGAAAACTTTCGCCAAGAAAATATGCGCTTCTCACCGGCACCCTTCTTTTGACTTCTGCCGGGCTGATCACCCGGTTGTTAGGCTTTTTTTACCGGATTTTTCTCTCACGGACCATTGGCGCAGAAGGACTGGGAATCTTTAACCTGATCCATCCGGTGTTTGGCGTCTGCTTTGCCTTATGTGCCGGTTCCATTCAGACCGCCATATCCCAGTCCGTAGCCGCTAATGTGAGAAAAGGCCGTTCCATTTTCCGAACCGGCCTTGTTATTTCAGTGGCTATTTCCATGATCCTGGCATATGCCATCATCCGGTTTAAGGACTTCCTGGCCGTCAATATCCTGATGGAACCCCGCTGTGCCCCTCTTCTTCTCTTTATTGCGGTATCCGTCCCCTGTGCGGCCATTCACGCCTGTATCAATGGTTACTATTATGGTATGCAGCGCCCTCATGTCCCGGCATCTGCTCAGGTGATCGAACAGTTTATAAGAATCGGAGCCGTGTTCCTCATTGCAGATATCATGATAGAATCCGGGATTAAAATCACTGTCCAGCTGGCAGCCATGGGGCATCTGATAGGAGAAATTGTCTCTTCTCTTTATACGATTACGGCCTATCGCTTTTTTTCACCAAAAATGCCCGAAGGCGTCACAGCGGTTGCTTCTTCCTTCCATGAAACTGCTCCCGGGCTTATGCACCTGGCAATGCCTCTTATGGGGAACCGCCTGGTCTTAAATATCCTTGCAAGCGCTGAAGCTATCCTGATTCCCAGCAGACTGCAGATGTCAGGACTTTCTGATTCAGGGGCATTTTCCGTATACGGTGTTTTAACCGGAATGGCTTTGCCCTTTATTTTGTTCCCTTCCACCATTTTTAATTCCCTGGCCGTTCTTTTGCTTCCAACGGTAGCCGAGGCCCAGTCAGAAGGGAACGACCGGAGGATCGGTGATGCCATTTCCATGTCACTGCGTTACTGCCTGTATGTGGGAATCCTGTGCATCGGAATCTTCACCCTGTTCGGTAATGACTTGGGCGTCAGCGTATTTAAGGATAATACCGCCGGAACCTATATGACCATTTTAGCATGGCTTTGTCCCTTCCTCTATCTGGTGACCACCATGGGAAGTATTTTAAACGGCCTGGGGAAAACCTCTGTCACCTTTGTCCAGAACGCCATAGCACTGTTAATGCGTTTAGGATTTGTTCTCTTTGGTATTCCCAAATATGGGATCTTAGCCTATCTGGTGGGAATGCTGGCAAGTGAGCTGCTCCTGGCTATGATGCATGTACTGACTCTGCGGAAAAAAGTCGATTTTGTGTGGAACGCTTGGGATATGATCCTAAAGCCTGCGGCCCTGATGGTACTCGCCATTGGTATCTACTTTGCGGTGTTTTCCGTAGCAGATCCATTTCAGAGCATGCCATTATTTATAAAAACAGCATTCCATATTACTATATTAAGCATTTTCTATCTGGTACTCCTCCTTGGTGCCCATATTATGAAAGGGGATAAATCCAGGGACCTATAA
- the nifS gene encoding cysteine desulfurase NifS, translated as MKQLIYLDNAATTQTRPEVVEAMLPYFTEYYGNPSSVYEFSGISKKAVSGARETIANALGAKANEIYFTAGGSESDNWALIATAEAYASKGKHIITSKIEHHAVLHTCEYLEKQGFDVTYLNVDENGVIKLEELKKAIRPDTILISIMFANNEIGTIEPIKEIGEIAKERGILFHTDAVQSFGHMPINVDEYHIDMLSASGHKINGPKGIGFLYIRSGIKSRSFIHGGAQERKRRAGTENVPGIVGFGKAVELAVAGMDDRANKECELRNYLMDRVMAEVPFTRINGHRKNRLSNNVNFAFQFIEGESLLIMLDMKGICGSSGSACTSGSLDPSHVLLAIGLPHEIAHGSLRLTLDERNTKEEMDYVVESIKEIVEKLRSMSPLYEDYIKHQAK; from the coding sequence ATGAAGCAATTGATTTATCTTGACAATGCAGCGACTACCCAAACGCGGCCAGAGGTCGTGGAAGCCATGCTGCCTTATTTTACGGAGTATTATGGAAATCCATCCTCCGTATACGAGTTTTCCGGCATCTCGAAAAAGGCCGTCTCAGGAGCCAGAGAAACCATTGCAAACGCTCTGGGAGCCAAGGCAAACGAGATTTATTTTACGGCAGGCGGTTCAGAGTCTGATAACTGGGCACTGATTGCAACTGCTGAGGCTTATGCTTCAAAAGGAAAACACATCATCACCAGTAAAATCGAACACCACGCCGTGCTTCACACCTGTGAGTATTTGGAGAAGCAGGGCTTTGATGTAACCTATTTAAATGTAGATGAAAATGGGGTTATAAAGCTGGAGGAGCTTAAAAAAGCGATCCGCCCTGACACCATCCTCATTTCTATTATGTTTGCTAATAATGAGATAGGAACCATAGAACCGATCAAAGAAATCGGAGAGATTGCAAAAGAACGGGGAATATTATTCCACACAGATGCGGTCCAGTCATTTGGCCATATGCCCATTAATGTGGATGAGTACCATATCGATATGCTCAGTGCCAGCGGCCATAAGATCAACGGACCCAAGGGCATTGGTTTTCTCTATATCAGAAGCGGCATCAAGTCCCGTTCCTTCATTCATGGAGGTGCACAGGAGAGAAAACGCCGTGCAGGAACAGAGAATGTGCCGGGAATCGTAGGCTTTGGCAAGGCTGTGGAGCTTGCGGTTGCAGGTATGGACGATAGAGCAAATAAGGAATGTGAGCTGCGGAATTATCTGATGGACCGGGTTATGGCAGAGGTTCCTTTTACAAGAATTAACGGACACAGGAAAAACAGGCTGTCCAATAATGTAAATTTTGCTTTCCAGTTTATTGAAGGAGAGTCCCTGCTGATTATGCTGGATATGAAAGGTATATGCGGCTCCAGCGGTTCTGCCTGTACTTCAGGTTCCCTGGACCCATCCCATGTGCTGCTTGCCATTGGCCTTCCTCACGAAATCGCCCATGGTTCCCTTCGTCTGACCTTAGATGAGCGCAACACAAAGGAAGAGATGGACTATGTTGTGGAATCCATTAAGGAGATCGTGGAAAAACTGCGCAGTATGTCCCCGCTTTATGAGGATTATATCAAGCATCAGGCGAAATAA
- a CDS encoding N-acetylmuramoyl-L-alanine amidase has protein sequence MRNLRKGLGWLLLASILLCTFMLAGCARKYEAVKAPALEEAQGGLGQEEGEETAPVSIADDKTGETETGKSAETSSHEATVTMETAPSFEAADETVYVTGSQVNIRKFPSADGEILDKLDQGAVLKRTGSSDSWSRVVYKDKECYISSRYVSKDKPVQETASTAPSVSGNGTGKIIAIDAGHQAKGNSEKEPIGPGSSEMKAKVASGTQGTATGIPEYQLTLAVSLKLKQELINRGYQVYMIRETHDVNISNAERAQMADKSGADIFVRVHANSLNDSSVQGALTMCQTAKNPYNGNLYSKSQALSKAVVNGICNQTGFKNRGVQETDSMSGINWCNIPVTIVEMGFMSNADEDKKMATEEYRDKIVKGIADGIDAYYK, from the coding sequence TTGAGAAATTTAAGAAAAGGTCTCGGTTGGCTGTTATTGGCCTCTATCCTTCTTTGCACATTTATGCTTGCAGGCTGCGCAAGGAAATATGAAGCAGTTAAAGCACCTGCTCTGGAAGAAGCACAGGGCGGTTTAGGCCAGGAGGAGGGAGAAGAAACGGCTCCCGTATCCATTGCAGACGATAAAACCGGAGAAACTGAGACCGGAAAATCGGCGGAGACAAGCTCCCATGAAGCTACTGTGACCATGGAGACAGCTCCTTCTTTTGAGGCGGCCGATGAGACCGTTTATGTTACCGGGTCCCAGGTAAATATAAGAAAGTTTCCTTCTGCTGACGGAGAGATTCTGGACAAGCTTGATCAGGGAGCTGTTCTTAAACGGACCGGATCCAGTGATAGCTGGAGCCGGGTAGTTTATAAGGACAAGGAATGCTATATTTCCTCCCGGTACGTGTCAAAAGACAAGCCGGTACAGGAGACGGCGAGCACTGCTCCTTCTGTTTCCGGAAACGGGACGGGGAAGATCATTGCCATTGACGCAGGCCATCAGGCAAAGGGCAATTCCGAAAAGGAACCCATCGGGCCAGGCTCTTCTGAGATGAAGGCAAAGGTGGCTTCCGGTACCCAGGGAACGGCAACCGGTATCCCGGAATACCAGCTCACTCTTGCGGTTTCTTTAAAGCTAAAGCAGGAGCTTATAAACAGGGGTTATCAGGTCTACATGATCCGGGAAACCCATGATGTAAACATCAGCAATGCAGAACGTGCCCAGATGGCGGATAAAAGCGGAGCGGATATCTTCGTCCGGGTCCATGCCAATTCCTTAAATGACAGCAGCGTTCAGGGAGCTCTTACCATGTGCCAGACGGCTAAGAATCCTTACAACGGAAACTTATACAGCAAGAGCCAGGCTCTTTCCAAGGCTGTTGTGAATGGAATCTGCAATCAGACCGGATTTAAGAACCGGGGAGTGCAGGAGACGGATTCCATGAGCGGCATCAACTGGTGTAATATACCGGTGACCATTGTGGAGATGGGATTCATGAGCAATGCAGACGAAGATAAGAAGATGGCTACCGAGGAATACCGTGATAAGATCGTAAAAGGGATTGCCGACGGAATTGATGCATATTATAAATAA
- the mnmA gene encoding tRNA 2-thiouridine(34) synthase MnmA, whose amino-acid sequence MSKGKVVVGMSGGVDSSVAAWLLKEQGYKVIGVTMQIWQDEDTGTQEENGGCCGLSAVDDARRVAWDLEIPYYVMNFKEEFKSQVIDYFVGEYQKGRTPNPCIACNRYVKWESLLKRSLDIGADFIATGHYAQIDKLPSGRYALKKSVTAAKDQTYALYNLTQNQLAHTLMPVGAYSKDQIREIADRINLMVAHKPDSQEICFIPDNDYAGFIEESAGEKAPEGNFVDLSGQVIGRHKGITHYTVGQRKGLNLSMGRPVFVVEIRPETNEVVIGTGDDVYSDTLRANHINWMAVPGLHGDTMRVSAKIRYSHKGAMCTIQEVEDGVVECKFDEPQRAITPGQAVVFYDGDYVVGGGTII is encoded by the coding sequence ATGAGCAAAGGGAAAGTAGTAGTAGGAATGTCTGGAGGTGTGGATTCTTCTGTGGCAGCATGGCTCCTGAAAGAACAGGGGTATAAAGTCATAGGTGTTACCATGCAGATATGGCAGGATGAGGATACCGGGACCCAGGAGGAAAACGGAGGCTGCTGCGGCTTAAGTGCCGTGGACGATGCCAGGCGGGTAGCCTGGGACCTGGAGATTCCTTATTATGTCATGAATTTTAAAGAGGAATTCAAATCCCAGGTCATTGATTATTTTGTAGGAGAATACCAGAAGGGGCGTACGCCCAATCCCTGCATTGCCTGCAACCGTTATGTCAAGTGGGAGTCTCTTTTAAAGCGAAGCCTGGATATCGGGGCGGATTTTATTGCCACAGGCCATTATGCCCAAATTGATAAGCTCCCAAGCGGAAGATATGCTTTAAAGAAGTCCGTGACAGCGGCAAAGGACCAGACGTATGCCCTTTACAATCTGACGCAGAACCAGCTGGCCCATACCTTAATGCCGGTAGGAGCTTATTCCAAGGACCAGATCCGTGAGATCGCGGACAGGATCAACCTGATGGTTGCCCATAAACCGGACAGTCAGGAGATTTGCTTTATTCCGGATAATGATTATGCGGGATTCATTGAAGAAAGTGCAGGAGAAAAAGCGCCGGAAGGGAACTTTGTGGATCTTTCCGGCCAGGTTATCGGCAGGCACAAGGGAATTACCCATTACACCGTAGGACAGAGAAAAGGGCTTAACTTATCCATGGGCCGCCCTGTTTTTGTGGTGGAGATACGGCCTGAAACCAATGAAGTGGTGATCGGAACAGGCGATGACGTTTATTCAGATACCCTTCGGGCCAACCATATTAACTGGATGGCAGTTCCCGGACTTCATGGAGACACCATGCGGGTATCGGCGAAGATCCGCTACAGCCATAAAGGCGCCATGTGTACCATACAGGAGGTGGAGGATGGAGTGGTGGAATGCAAGTTTGACGAACCTCAGCGGGCCATCACTCCTGGGCAGGCCGTGGTATTCTATGATGGAGACTATGTTGTCGGAGGAGGAACCATAATTTGA
- a CDS encoding argininosuccinate synthase: MKEKVILAYSGGLDTTAIIPWLKENFDYEVICCCIDCGQGNELDGLEERAKLSGATKLYVENLVDDFCDNYIIPCVQANAVYENKYLLGTSMARPAIAKRLVEIARKEGATAICHGATGKGNDQIRFELGIKALAPDLKIIAPWRMTDVWTMQSREDEIEYCKQHGIDLPFSADNSYSRDRNLWHISHEGLELEDPANEPNYDHLLVLGVSPEKAPNEGEYVTMTFEKGIPTSVNGEKMKVSDIIAKLNELGGKHGVGIVDIVENRVVGMKSRGVYETPGGTILLEAHQQLEELVLDRATMEVKKDMGNKFAQIVYEGKWFTPLREAVQAFVESTQKYVTGEVKLKLYKGNIIKAGTTSPYSLYSESLASFTTGDLYDHHDADGFITLFGLPLKVRAMKMQEIEKTNK; encoded by the coding sequence ATGAAAGAGAAAGTTATTTTAGCTTATTCCGGCGGTCTTGATACCACAGCCATTATCCCGTGGTTAAAGGAAAATTTTGATTATGAAGTAATCTGCTGCTGCATCGACTGCGGCCAGGGAAATGAATTAGACGGTTTGGAGGAACGAGCCAAATTATCCGGTGCTACCAAATTATATGTTGAAAATCTGGTTGATGACTTCTGCGACAATTACATCATTCCATGTGTGCAGGCAAATGCAGTTTATGAAAACAAATACTTATTAGGAACATCCATGGCACGTCCGGCCATCGCAAAGAGGCTGGTGGAAATCGCAAGGAAAGAAGGCGCTACTGCCATCTGCCACGGCGCTACAGGAAAAGGAAACGACCAGATCCGATTTGAGCTGGGAATCAAAGCTCTGGCTCCTGATTTAAAGATCATTGCTCCATGGCGTATGACCGATGTATGGACCATGCAGTCCCGCGAAGATGAGATCGAATACTGCAAGCAGCACGGAATCGACCTTCCTTTCTCCGCTGACAACAGCTACAGCCGTGACCGTAACTTATGGCACATCAGCCATGAAGGCCTGGAACTTGAAGATCCGGCAAACGAACCGAACTATGACCATTTATTAGTACTGGGCGTATCTCCTGAAAAGGCTCCGAATGAAGGGGAATATGTGACCATGACCTTTGAAAAAGGCATTCCTACCAGCGTCAATGGGGAAAAGATGAAAGTTTCTGATATCATTGCCAAATTAAATGAACTGGGCGGCAAGCACGGCGTGGGCATCGTGGATATCGTGGAGAACCGGGTTGTGGGAATGAAATCCCGCGGTGTTTATGAAACTCCCGGCGGAACCATCCTTCTTGAGGCTCATCAGCAATTAGAGGAATTGGTCTTAGACCGTGCTACGATGGAAGTGAAGAAAGATATGGGCAATAAATTTGCACAGATCGTTTATGAAGGAAAATGGTTTACTCCCCTGCGTGAAGCAGTTCAGGCATTTGTGGAATCCACTCAGAAGTATGTGACCGGAGAAGTAAAGCTGAAGCTTTATAAGGGTAATATCATTAAGGCAGGAACCACTTCTCCTTACTCCTTGTACAGCGAGTCCCTGGCTTCCTTTACAACAGGCGACTTGTATGATCACCACGACGCAGATGGCTTCATCACTCTGTTTGGACTTCCGTTAAAGGTTCGTGCTATGAAGATGCAGGAAATCGAAAAAACTAATAAATAA
- the nifU gene encoding Fe-S cluster assembly scaffold protein NifU, with protein sequence MYTEKVMDHFEHPRNVGEIDNPSGMGTVGNAKCGDIMRIYLDIDEDQIIRDVKFKTFGCGAAVATSSMATEMVKGKSVQEAMAVTNMAVCEALDGLPPVKVHCSLLAEEAIHAALWDYAKKNGLEIEGLKKPKSDIGEEEVEEEY encoded by the coding sequence ATGTATACAGAAAAAGTTATGGATCATTTTGAGCATCCAAGAAATGTAGGGGAAATTGATAACCCCAGCGGTATGGGTACCGTAGGAAATGCCAAGTGCGGCGATATTATGAGAATTTATCTGGATATAGATGAAGATCAGATTATCCGTGATGTGAAATTTAAAACCTTTGGCTGCGGAGCAGCGGTCGCTACCAGCAGCATGGCTACAGAGATGGTAAAGGGAAAATCCGTTCAGGAGGCCATGGCTGTGACAAATATGGCAGTCTGTGAAGCACTTGATGGATTACCTCCAGTAAAGGTGCACTGTTCCCTGCTGGCAGAGGAAGCAATTCACGCTGCTTTATGGGACTATGCAAAGAAAAACGGACTTGAGATTGAGGGCTTAAAGAAACCCAAGTCCGATATCGGCGAGGAAGAAGTGGAAGAAGAATATTAA